A stretch of the Haloarcula ordinaria genome encodes the following:
- a CDS encoding DUF7139 domain-containing protein, whose product MTDQNADGRLFEWYRRYIGEPDREVDVYVGFALFFGGIGLGIAAFLISAAGQFGGAEGYVFREAAFAVGMVALPATLSSVIVLLPVGRRAIYGGVAGTLVCLAGLAFFLFAYPFNWASGSGPQYAIHVMFVYGAGLTALLASTGGALVAYHVERARPGPADIEGIEEDDDEEFTDEDIERDIEEAMANVDITWGGVERHEGTALKLNPDMDDMDTSGMNVEADRVHRSSVDAQVNSLQSLKGGKAKSDRSTSTVDDQTSRLQELRQRQQEEAEQQPTETLLERILARIASLLN is encoded by the coding sequence ATGACAGACCAGAACGCTGACGGACGACTCTTCGAGTGGTATCGACGCTACATCGGCGAACCGGACCGTGAGGTGGACGTCTACGTCGGGTTCGCGCTGTTCTTCGGGGGGATCGGTCTGGGCATCGCGGCGTTTCTCATCAGCGCCGCGGGACAGTTCGGCGGGGCCGAGGGCTACGTGTTCCGCGAGGCAGCCTTCGCGGTGGGCATGGTCGCCCTACCCGCTACACTCTCGAGCGTCATCGTCCTGCTCCCGGTCGGCAGGCGCGCCATCTACGGCGGGGTGGCCGGCACCCTGGTCTGTCTCGCGGGACTGGCCTTCTTCCTCTTTGCCTACCCGTTCAACTGGGCGTCGGGGTCGGGGCCGCAGTACGCCATCCACGTCATGTTCGTCTACGGGGCGGGCCTGACCGCGCTGCTCGCCTCGACGGGCGGCGCGCTGGTCGCGTACCACGTCGAGCGCGCGCGGCCGGGCCCGGCCGACATCGAGGGCATCGAGGAGGACGACGACGAGGAGTTCACCGACGAGGACATCGAACGGGACATCGAGGAGGCGATGGCCAACGTCGACATCACCTGGGGCGGCGTCGAGCGCCACGAGGGGACGGCCCTGAAGCTGAACCCCGACATGGACGACATGGACACGTCGGGTATGAACGTCGAGGCCGACCGCGTCCACCGGAGCTCCGTCGACGCGCAGGTCAACAGCCTCCAGAGCCTCAAGGGCGGGAAGGCCAAGTCCGACCGCTCGACGTCCACCGTCGACGACCAGACGAGCCGGCTGCAGGAACTCAGGCAGCGCCAGCAGGAGGAGGCAGAACAGCAACCGACGGAGACGCTGCTGGAACGCATCCTGGCGCGAATCGCGAGCCTCCTGAACTGA
- a CDS encoding ribosome assembly factor SBDS produces the protein MISLDEAVTARLESHGQRFEVLVDPDAALAMKRGEFDGELEDVIAAEDVFEDASRGDRPPEDMLTKVFDTTDPMEIIPEVVERGEIQITADQRREMQEQKHKQLIQRITRNAVNPQMDDAPHPPERIESALEETDFRVDPMEPVESQVDEALDALRPVIPIRFDEVTVAVQVPPDYAGSAQAQIRQFGDLEREEWQSDGSWVGVLTFPAGLQNEFYDLVNEHTSGQAETRIIKDEDELNTRG, from the coding sequence ATGATATCGCTTGACGAGGCTGTGACGGCCCGCCTCGAGTCACACGGGCAGCGGTTCGAGGTGCTCGTCGACCCTGACGCGGCGCTGGCGATGAAGCGCGGCGAGTTCGACGGGGAACTGGAGGACGTCATCGCCGCCGAGGACGTCTTCGAGGACGCCTCCCGCGGTGACCGGCCCCCAGAGGACATGCTGACGAAGGTGTTCGACACGACGGACCCGATGGAGATCATCCCGGAGGTCGTCGAGCGCGGGGAGATACAGATCACAGCCGACCAGCGCCGCGAGATGCAGGAGCAGAAACACAAACAGCTCATCCAGCGAATCACCCGGAACGCGGTGAACCCGCAGATGGACGACGCGCCCCACCCGCCAGAACGTATCGAGTCGGCGCTGGAAGAGACGGACTTCCGCGTCGACCCGATGGAACCCGTCGAGAGCCAGGTCGACGAGGCGCTGGACGCCCTGCGCCCGGTGATTCCCATCCGGTTCGACGAGGTCACCGTGGCGGTCCAGGTGCCGCCGGACTACGCCGGAAGCGCCCAGGCACAGATCCGTCAGTTCGGGGACCTGGAGCGTGAGGAGTGGCAGTCCGACGGGTCCTGGGTCGGCGTCCTCACGTTCCCGGCCGGCCTGCAAAACGAGTTCTACGACCTCGTCAACGAGCACACGAGCGGGCAGGCCGAGACCCGAATCATCAAAGACGAGGACGAACTCAACACGCGGGGCTGA
- a CDS encoding FAD-dependent oxidoreductase, whose protein sequence is MADPFVVVGGDAAGLSAASKFTRERPDDDVVVFEKGEWISYAHCGTPYYVKGTVEHITDLLSLSPAAAEERGIDLRRNHEVVAVDTDAQTVTVDHHGEELVQPYSDLLVATGAHALTAPVEGSSLDGVFTMHGLDSAAAVRAALSDPGESAVDTTVEAVDTALVEKYAARDPPETVAVVGGGYVGVEMAEAFREHDLDVHVFQRSDRLLPPFGEAVGERVAEHMREQGVTLHLNTEVERLEGESEVSGVVHENGHVDVDMALVGIGIRPNTRLLEDSPVELGDSGAVAVDDYGRTSVDGVYAAGDCAEMAHTVTGEPAWVPLGLTANRAGRAIGQTVAGDPEPVGSISGTAVVKAFDLECGRTGILDHEVARDAGFDPVSKTITAGSRSGYYPGGDETVVTLTADQETGRVLGGSLVGRDRAAIRVDTLAAALDGEATVGALERMDLAYAPPFSPVWDPILVAAKVLRGSLE, encoded by the coding sequence ATGGCTGACCCGTTCGTGGTCGTCGGTGGCGACGCCGCCGGCCTCAGTGCCGCAAGCAAGTTCACCCGCGAACGACCCGACGACGACGTCGTGGTCTTCGAGAAGGGCGAGTGGATATCGTACGCCCACTGTGGGACGCCCTACTACGTGAAGGGGACCGTCGAGCACATCACCGACCTCCTCTCGCTGTCGCCGGCGGCCGCCGAGGAACGCGGTATCGACCTGCGGCGGAACCACGAGGTGGTCGCCGTCGACACCGACGCACAGACCGTCACGGTTGACCACCACGGCGAGGAGCTGGTCCAGCCCTACAGCGACCTCCTGGTCGCGACGGGTGCCCACGCGCTGACCGCGCCCGTCGAGGGCAGTTCGCTCGACGGCGTGTTCACGATGCACGGCCTCGACTCCGCCGCGGCAGTCCGGGCGGCGCTCTCCGACCCCGGTGAGTCGGCCGTCGACACCACCGTCGAGGCCGTCGACACGGCGCTGGTCGAGAAGTATGCTGCACGTGACCCACCGGAGACTGTCGCGGTGGTCGGTGGGGGCTACGTGGGCGTGGAGATGGCCGAGGCCTTCCGCGAACACGACCTCGACGTCCACGTGTTCCAGCGGTCCGACCGACTGCTCCCGCCGTTCGGCGAGGCGGTCGGCGAGCGCGTCGCGGAGCACATGCGCGAGCAGGGTGTGACCCTTCATTTGAACACCGAGGTCGAGCGCCTCGAGGGCGAGTCCGAGGTGTCCGGTGTCGTGCACGAGAACGGTCACGTCGACGTCGACATGGCGCTCGTCGGCATCGGTATCCGACCGAACACCCGGCTGCTCGAGGACTCGCCGGTCGAACTCGGGGACTCGGGTGCCGTGGCCGTCGACGACTACGGCCGGACCTCGGTCGACGGGGTCTACGCCGCCGGTGACTGTGCCGAGATGGCCCACACCGTGACGGGCGAGCCCGCGTGGGTCCCCCTCGGGTTGACCGCGAACAGGGCGGGCCGGGCCATCGGCCAGACCGTCGCCGGCGACCCCGAGCCCGTCGGCAGCATCTCCGGGACGGCTGTCGTCAAGGCTTTCGACCTGGAGTGTGGCCGGACCGGGATTCTCGACCACGAGGTAGCCCGAGATGCGGGATTCGACCCCGTCTCGAAGACAATCACGGCAGGCTCGCGGTCGGGCTACTATCCGGGCGGCGACGAGACGGTCGTGACACTGACCGCCGACCAGGAGACCGGCCGCGTGCTCGGCGGGTCCCTCGTCGGGCGCGATCGGGCGGCCATCCGGGTCGACACCCTCGCGGCGGCGCTCGACGGCGAGGCCACCGTCGGGGCGCTCGAACGGATGGACCTCGCCTACGCCCCGCCGTTCAGTCCGGTCTGGGACCCGATTCTCGTCGCGGCCAAGGTGTTGCGCGGCAGTCTGGAGTGA
- the psmA gene encoding archaeal proteasome endopeptidase complex subunit alpha, giving the protein MQGQSQQQAYDRGITIFSPDGRLYQVEYAREAVKRGTASIGVRTSDGVVLAVDKRIRSPLMERSSVEKIHKADDHIGIASAGHVADARQLIDFARRQAQVNQLRYGEPVGVETLTKEITDYIQQYTQVGGARPFGVALIIGGIVNGEPRLYETDPSGTPYEWKALAVGADRGDIREYLEEHYSAEMDLDEGIDLALAALESVNDEGLSPEGIGVATIDVDSEMFHELTDEEKHAHLEAAGLLASDDDEEADEATDEADESDDASE; this is encoded by the coding sequence ATGCAGGGACAAAGTCAACAGCAGGCGTACGACCGCGGGATCACCATCTTCTCCCCGGACGGACGTCTCTATCAGGTCGAGTACGCCCGCGAGGCGGTCAAGCGCGGCACGGCGAGCATCGGCGTGCGGACGAGCGACGGAGTCGTCCTCGCCGTCGACAAGCGCATCCGCTCGCCGCTGATGGAGCGTTCTTCGGTCGAGAAGATCCACAAGGCGGACGACCACATCGGTATCGCGTCGGCCGGCCACGTCGCCGACGCGCGCCAGCTCATCGACTTCGCTCGGCGACAGGCACAGGTCAACCAGCTGCGCTACGGCGAACCGGTCGGCGTCGAGACGCTGACCAAGGAGATCACCGACTACATCCAGCAGTACACGCAGGTCGGCGGTGCCCGGCCGTTCGGCGTCGCGCTCATCATCGGCGGCATCGTCAACGGCGAACCGCGCCTCTACGAGACCGACCCGTCGGGGACGCCCTACGAGTGGAAGGCCCTGGCCGTCGGTGCCGACCGGGGCGACATCCGTGAGTACCTCGAGGAACACTACTCCGCGGAGATGGACCTGGACGAGGGTATCGACCTCGCGCTGGCGGCTCTCGAGTCCGTCAACGACGAGGGGCTCTCCCCCGAGGGCATCGGCGTCGCGACGATAGACGTCGACTCCGAGATGTTCCACGAGCTGACCGACGAGGAGAAGCACGCGCATCTCGAGGCGGCCGGACTGCTGGCGAGCGACGACGACGAAGAAGCGGACGAAGCGACGGACGAAGCAGACGAGTCCGACGACGCGTCCGAGTAA
- a CDS encoding DUF7344 domain-containing protein: MTKDTNGARDRNNELVGLEKQTATLTHGAVYTLLANPTRRHVVTALDIDGEPWTLEDLSRYVVAREYEALSERSRSRAVDEVATSLYHAHLPKLEQSGVISYDQGRERITATPTAGTLREVLQTVEQLVEPTD, encoded by the coding sequence ATGACCAAGGACACGAACGGGGCGCGAGACCGGAACAACGAACTCGTGGGCTTGGAGAAACAGACAGCGACGCTCACCCACGGGGCGGTCTACACTCTCCTCGCGAACCCGACCAGGCGACATGTGGTGACGGCACTGGACATAGACGGCGAACCCTGGACGCTCGAGGACCTCTCCCGCTACGTCGTCGCCAGAGAGTACGAAGCCCTCTCCGAGCGGAGTCGCTCGCGTGCTGTCGACGAGGTGGCTACCTCGCTGTACCACGCTCACCTCCCGAAACTCGAACAGAGCGGCGTTATTTCTTACGACCAGGGGCGTGAACGAATCACGGCCACGCCGACGGCCGGGACGCTCCGAGAGGTTCTACAGACCGTCGAGCAGCTCGTCGAACCCACCGACTGA
- a CDS encoding FUN14 domain-containing protein: protein MVEFALQLDSLGLQQMGLEFGGGGLIGGIIGYAAKKVAKIIAIIVGLELALFKFLETRGILQVNWSAITGAAQDTATSAGSAAAGQPPSWLLSLLSALPVSAGFTGGFLIGFKKG, encoded by the coding sequence ATGGTAGAGTTTGCATTGCAACTGGACAGCCTCGGACTCCAGCAGATGGGCCTCGAGTTCGGCGGCGGCGGCCTCATCGGCGGCATCATCGGCTACGCCGCCAAGAAGGTGGCGAAGATCATCGCTATCATCGTCGGCCTGGAACTCGCCCTGTTCAAGTTCCTCGAGACGCGGGGCATCCTCCAGGTCAACTGGAGCGCCATCACCGGCGCGGCACAGGACACAGCGACGTCGGCCGGGAGTGCAGCCGCGGGTCAGCCACCGTCCTGGCTCCTGTCGCTGCTGTCGGCCCTCCCCGTCAGTGCGGGGTTCACCGGCGGCTTCCTCATCGGCTTCAAGAAGGGATAA
- a CDS encoding RNase P subunit p30 family protein — protein sequence MYEAVHARPDGASTVARQALTAADYGYDGIVVRNHVDERATYDAETVAGEYGIDVVTGVEVRADAPAQASGHVGNARSSQTIVAVHGGDAEMNRFAVEQPTVDVLAHPMRADGDFNHVLAAAAAENGVRVEFSLARVLREEGGRRVRTIQALRKLRELVADADAPYVVSADPFSHLQIRAPRELVAVGETIGFDADAVRDGLAEWGRLAERNRDRRSDAFVEPGVRIDETDEE from the coding sequence ATGTACGAGGCCGTCCACGCCCGTCCCGACGGCGCGAGCACCGTCGCCAGACAGGCGCTGACGGCCGCCGACTACGGGTACGACGGCATCGTCGTCAGGAACCACGTAGACGAGCGAGCGACGTACGACGCCGAGACTGTCGCCGGGGAATACGGTATCGATGTCGTCACGGGCGTCGAAGTCCGCGCCGATGCCCCCGCACAAGCCAGCGGCCACGTGGGGAACGCCCGGTCCTCACAGACCATCGTCGCCGTCCACGGCGGCGACGCCGAGATGAACCGCTTCGCCGTGGAACAGCCGACCGTCGACGTGCTCGCCCATCCGATGCGTGCCGACGGCGACTTCAACCACGTCCTGGCGGCCGCAGCCGCCGAGAACGGTGTCCGCGTCGAGTTCTCGCTGGCCCGAGTCCTGCGCGAGGAGGGCGGACGACGCGTCAGAACCATCCAGGCCCTCCGGAAACTCCGTGAACTCGTGGCCGACGCCGACGCGCCGTACGTCGTCAGTGCGGACCCGTTCAGTCACCTGCAGATACGCGCGCCCCGCGAGCTCGTCGCCGTTGGGGAGACCATCGGGTTCGACGCCGACGCAGTTCGCGACGGCCTCGCCGAGTGGGGCCGACTCGCCGAACGGAACCGTGACCGGCGGTCAGACGCGTTCGTCGAGCCGGGCGTCCGCATCGACGAGACCGACGAGGAGTGA
- a CDS encoding NAD(P)H-hydrate epimerase, with protein MDTESFATQDSNPVTAVTADEMRDVDRVAVETFGIDLLQMMENAGRSLSTIVRETLARAAPDAAVTVVVGNGGNGGGGLCCARHLANRGVAVSVVLDRPAAELKGAAAQQHRVVDEMGIPVSTGAAVLEERDAEILVDALVGYGLRGALRGAAAAMVEAIEEHPAPVVSLDVPSGLDATTGERPGVAVSPERVVTLALPKTGLAALSCPVALADISVPAGVYERLDITYEGPFDDAYLVELQRVTER; from the coding sequence ATGGACACCGAGTCGTTCGCTACACAGGATTCAAACCCCGTCACGGCCGTGACCGCCGACGAGATGCGCGACGTTGACCGTGTCGCCGTCGAGACGTTCGGCATCGACCTCTTACAGATGATGGAGAACGCCGGGCGGAGCCTCTCGACGATTGTCCGCGAGACGCTGGCTAGAGCCGCACCTGACGCCGCGGTAACTGTCGTGGTCGGAAACGGCGGAAACGGTGGTGGCGGCCTCTGCTGTGCGCGCCACCTCGCGAACCGGGGCGTCGCTGTCAGCGTCGTCCTCGACAGGCCCGCGGCGGAACTCAAGGGCGCGGCGGCCCAGCAGCACCGTGTCGTCGATGAGATGGGGATACCGGTCTCGACGGGTGCCGCGGTGCTCGAGGAACGCGACGCCGAGATTCTCGTCGACGCCCTCGTCGGCTACGGCCTCCGGGGAGCCCTCCGCGGGGCCGCCGCAGCGATGGTCGAGGCTATCGAGGAGCACCCGGCGCCGGTCGTCTCGCTGGACGTCCCCTCGGGCCTCGACGCGACGACGGGGGAGCGACCCGGTGTCGCCGTCTCACCCGAGCGAGTCGTCACGCTCGCGCTGCCGAAGACCGGTCTCGCCGCACTCTCCTGTCCGGTAGCCCTGGCCGACATCAGCGTCCCGGCAGGCGTGTACGAGCGTCTCGATATCACGTACGAAGGGCCGTTCGACGACGCGTACCTCGTGGAACTGCAGCGCGTCACCGAGCGATGA
- a CDS encoding 3-keto-5-aminohexanoate cleavage protein, which produces MSYDRFLDGDPVIVTAALTGGVHGKEANPNLPETPEEIGQAAGEVEAAGASVVHLHARRPNGERTFETERFQAIDDAVRAHTDDVIIQHSTGGTGAPDADRHLPLRTDPPPEMASLDMGPLNRYDHLTSENTRGLVDSLHDEMVDRGIKPELEVFNDGHRNEVFGLLERRDLADPVYATLIFGPGTLSPPTPRNFLTAIDGLPEGALFNTLGFGRHQLPFATMGILFGGHVRVGLEDNVYYRRGELAASNAQLVDRVVRIAEELGRPVATPDESRTMLGL; this is translated from the coding sequence GTGAGTTACGACCGGTTCCTCGACGGTGACCCGGTCATCGTCACGGCCGCGCTCACCGGCGGTGTCCACGGCAAGGAGGCGAACCCGAACCTCCCCGAGACGCCCGAGGAGATCGGGCAGGCCGCCGGCGAGGTCGAGGCGGCCGGCGCGTCGGTGGTCCACCTCCACGCGCGACGCCCCAACGGCGAGCGGACGTTCGAGACCGAACGGTTCCAGGCCATCGACGACGCCGTCCGGGCCCACACCGACGACGTCATCATCCAGCACTCCACCGGCGGGACCGGCGCGCCCGACGCCGACCGGCACCTTCCGCTTCGGACCGACCCGCCGCCGGAGATGGCGTCGCTCGACATGGGGCCGCTCAACCGGTACGACCACCTGACGAGCGAGAACACGCGCGGGCTCGTCGACTCGCTGCACGACGAGATGGTCGACCGCGGCATCAAGCCCGAACTGGAGGTGTTCAACGACGGCCATCGCAACGAGGTGTTCGGCCTCCTCGAACGCCGCGACCTCGCAGACCCGGTGTACGCGACGCTCATCTTCGGCCCCGGCACGCTCTCACCGCCGACGCCGCGGAACTTCCTGACCGCTATCGACGGCCTCCCCGAGGGCGCGCTGTTCAACACGCTCGGCTTCGGTCGCCACCAGTTGCCCTTCGCCACCATGGGCATCCTGTTCGGCGGGCACGTCAGGGTCGGCCTCGAAGACAACGTCTACTATCGGCGGGGGGAGCTCGCAGCGAGCAACGCCCAGCTCGTCGACCGCGTGGTCCGAATCGCCGAGGAGCTCGGTCGACCGGTCGCGACGCCCGACGAATCGAGGACCATGCTCGGCCTCTGA
- a CDS encoding iron-containing alcohol dehydrogenase family protein: MADTIDADGTGPFRFEYDPAVLRYGPGCVTDLDDELATQGFERALVVCGSTVGETPAVIDPVRDGLGDRLAGVFAETTPAKRLGTAYDALERFQSTGADAIVSLGGGSSLDVAKVLSVLVATDRDPEQVGAQFAETGTLTVPVEGLAPILAVPTTLAGADLSIGAGVTADPATCPVESPVGGGVSHRSLMPAAVFYDPDLLATTPRSVLTASAMNGFDKGIETLYAGTATPVTDATAMRGLTLFTEGLLAYGDGETDPSVYAALTKGIMLLQYGIARPDATTLSLVHAFGHGLTRTYEVQQGAAHAVVAPQVLEYVFANVDGRRRLLAEALGVGTADDPASAIVDRVEAVVAALDLPTRLRDVDGPAPEEFPKVTDAILGDSFMPNRPPALEPTRQDIEGILEAAW; the protein is encoded by the coding sequence ATGGCCGACACCATCGACGCCGACGGCACGGGCCCGTTCCGCTTCGAGTACGACCCAGCAGTACTTCGCTACGGACCGGGCTGTGTCACCGACCTCGACGACGAACTGGCCACTCAGGGCTTCGAGCGGGCGCTGGTGGTCTGTGGGTCGACCGTCGGCGAGACGCCGGCGGTAATCGACCCGGTACGCGACGGTCTCGGCGACCGGCTCGCGGGTGTCTTCGCGGAGACGACGCCGGCGAAACGCCTCGGGACGGCGTACGACGCACTCGAACGGTTCCAGTCGACGGGCGCGGACGCCATCGTCAGCCTGGGCGGCGGGAGCAGCCTCGACGTGGCGAAGGTGCTCAGCGTCCTCGTCGCGACAGACCGCGACCCGGAGCAGGTTGGCGCGCAGTTCGCGGAGACGGGCACGCTCACGGTTCCGGTCGAGGGGCTCGCACCCATCCTCGCCGTCCCGACGACGCTGGCCGGTGCGGACCTCTCTATCGGCGCGGGCGTCACCGCCGACCCCGCGACGTGTCCGGTCGAGAGCCCCGTCGGTGGCGGTGTCTCCCACCGCTCACTGATGCCCGCGGCGGTGTTCTACGACCCGGACCTCCTCGCGACCACGCCCCGGTCGGTCCTGACGGCCTCCGCGATGAACGGGTTCGACAAGGGCATCGAGACGCTGTACGCGGGCACGGCGACGCCGGTGACCGACGCGACGGCGATGCGGGGGCTCACGCTGTTCACGGAGGGACTACTGGCCTACGGCGACGGCGAGACGGACCCCTCGGTGTACGCTGCGCTCACGAAGGGTATCATGCTCCTCCAGTACGGCATCGCCAGGCCGGACGCGACGACGCTCTCGCTCGTCCACGCCTTCGGCCACGGACTCACCAGGACGTACGAGGTTCAGCAAGGGGCCGCCCACGCCGTCGTCGCCCCGCAGGTCCTCGAGTACGTCTTCGCAAACGTCGACGGCCGGCGGAGGTTGCTCGCCGAGGCACTGGGCGTCGGAACAGCCGACGACCCCGCGTCGGCAATCGTGGACCGGGTCGAGGCCGTCGTGGCGGCGCTCGACCTGCCGACGCGACTCCGAGACGTCGACGGTCCAGCGCCCGAGGAGTTCCCAAAGGTGACAGACGCTATCCTCGGCGATTCGTTCATGCCGAACCGGCCGCCAGCCCTCGAACCCACCCGGCAGGATATCGAGGGGATTCTCGAGGCCGCGTGGTGA
- a CDS encoding ring-cleaving dioxygenase — protein MAPVTPGIHHVTAIVGDPQRNADFYVGVLGLRFVKKTVNHDDTGTYHFYFGDGEGTPGTNITFFAWGEQGQRGTFGAGQTQTTAYLVDEDSLDYWADRLAAHDVEVTREERFDETVLGFEDPDGIGLELVAADAPSDATPWADSPVPEAHQLKGFYSVRLAVSEFGPTEEILTDVLGFEHEATDGGRRRYRSATGGPGSVVDLVETDQPRGRMGAGTVHHVAFEAADEATMREFREAYKQQEMKPSEVIDRKYFRALYAREPGGVLFELSTPGPGFAVDEDLDSLGTSLTLPEWLESDRDVIERQLLPFDGPSIPAEK, from the coding sequence ATGGCACCCGTAACCCCTGGGATACACCACGTCACCGCTATCGTCGGCGACCCGCAGCGGAACGCGGACTTCTACGTCGGCGTCCTCGGCCTCCGATTCGTCAAGAAGACGGTCAACCACGACGACACCGGGACCTACCACTTCTACTTCGGCGACGGCGAGGGCACGCCCGGGACGAACATCACCTTCTTCGCGTGGGGAGAACAGGGCCAGCGAGGGACGTTCGGGGCCGGCCAGACACAGACCACGGCGTACCTCGTCGACGAGGACTCGCTGGACTACTGGGCCGACCGCCTGGCGGCACACGACGTCGAGGTGACGCGCGAGGAGCGGTTCGACGAGACGGTCCTCGGATTCGAGGACCCCGACGGTATCGGGCTGGAACTCGTCGCCGCCGACGCGCCGTCCGACGCGACGCCGTGGGCGGACAGCCCGGTCCCGGAGGCACACCAGCTGAAGGGGTTCTACAGCGTGAGGCTCGCCGTCTCCGAGTTCGGACCAACCGAGGAGATTCTGACCGACGTCCTCGGCTTCGAGCACGAGGCGACAGACGGTGGGCGACGTCGCTACCGGAGCGCGACTGGGGGGCCCGGGTCTGTCGTGGACCTGGTCGAGACGGACCAGCCACGCGGCCGGATGGGCGCCGGAACCGTCCACCACGTCGCCTTCGAGGCCGCCGACGAGGCGACCATGCGGGAGTTCCGCGAGGCATACAAGCAGCAGGAGATGAAGCCCAGCGAGGTCATCGACCGAAAGTACTTCAGGGCGCTCTACGCCCGCGAACCCGGCGGCGTCCTCTTCGAACTGTCGACCCCCGGTCCGGGCTTCGCCGTGGACGAGGACCTGGACTCGCTGGGGACCTCGCTCACGCTCCCCGAGTGGCTCGAATCGGACCGGGACGTCATCGAGCGGCAGTTGCTGCCCTTCGACGGGCCGTCGATACCGGCCGAGAAGTGA
- a CDS encoding winged helix-turn-helix transcriptional regulator, with the protein MSDSPERLEVWCAGEDWCPITTTATLIGKKWHPVIIHRLLESGPSGFNELKKNVDGISSKVLSDSLEDLQEKQLVDRAVISEQPFRVQYSLTERGESLEKVIMAMAEWGQNNLKAPSEPEGGIR; encoded by the coding sequence ATGAGCGACTCACCCGAGCGACTCGAGGTGTGGTGTGCCGGTGAGGATTGGTGCCCGATAACGACCACGGCGACGCTCATCGGCAAGAAGTGGCACCCGGTAATCATCCATCGCCTGCTCGAGTCGGGGCCCTCCGGGTTCAACGAATTGAAGAAGAACGTCGACGGCATCTCCTCGAAAGTCCTCTCGGACAGCCTCGAGGACCTCCAGGAGAAGCAGCTCGTCGACCGGGCGGTCATCAGCGAACAGCCCTTCCGCGTCCAGTACTCCCTGACGGAGCGCGGCGAATCTCTGGAGAAGGTCATCATGGCGATGGCCGAGTGGGGCCAGAACAATCTGAAGGCGCCGTCGGAGCCCGAGGGCGGCATCCGGTAG
- a CDS encoding RNA-binding protein → MSSVPFHYVDLRTFCYATEDEKRVEQALRTFLPEDYPIERVTNEGHYGDRIVVLSARVENADEVRHVLSQVASVSEIDDVRAELDDRVDDNCSFFLTFDKQSAFKGDVARGDGITLRAKVEAYPAKREKAVANARELLDEL, encoded by the coding sequence ATGTCGTCGGTCCCCTTCCACTACGTCGACCTCCGCACCTTCTGTTATGCGACGGAAGACGAGAAACGCGTCGAGCAGGCCCTCCGGACCTTCCTCCCCGAGGACTACCCCATCGAGCGCGTGACGAACGAGGGACACTACGGGGACCGCATCGTGGTGCTGTCGGCGCGCGTCGAGAACGCTGACGAGGTCCGACACGTCCTCTCGCAGGTCGCGTCAGTGTCGGAGATCGACGACGTCCGCGCGGAACTGGACGACCGGGTCGACGACAACTGCTCGTTCTTCCTCACGTTCGACAAGCAGTCGGCCTTCAAAGGCGACGTCGCCCGCGGCGACGGTATCACGCTTCGCGCCAAGGTCGAAGCCTACCCGGCAAAACGAGAGAAAGCGGTCGCCAACGCGCGTGAACTCCTGGACGAACTGTGA
- a CDS encoding Rpp14/Pop5 family protein: MKHLPKHLQPRWRYLAVAVESWPDASVDRRAFQREVWYAAQNLLGDTGSAEVDLTVIAFDRTDGGAQAIVRTRRGSAGEARAALACLDSVDDDPVGLRVLGISGTVRACEEKYIRRPPEAPAKRQVVFENQDRRAVERGVRIDVHTDDAFAGATALDFR; the protein is encoded by the coding sequence GTGAAACATCTCCCGAAGCACCTCCAGCCCCGCTGGCGGTATCTCGCCGTCGCCGTCGAGTCCTGGCCCGACGCGTCGGTCGACCGCCGCGCGTTCCAGCGCGAGGTGTGGTACGCCGCGCAGAACCTGCTGGGTGACACCGGCAGCGCCGAGGTCGACCTGACCGTCATCGCCTTTGACCGGACCGACGGGGGGGCACAGGCCATCGTTCGTACCCGGCGGGGCTCCGCCGGCGAAGCCCGTGCCGCGCTGGCGTGTCTCGACAGCGTCGACGACGACCCAGTTGGCCTCCGCGTCCTGGGAATTAGCGGGACGGTGCGGGCCTGTGAAGAAAAGTATATACGCCGGCCGCCGGAAGCACCTGCCAAGAGACAGGTCGTGTTCGAGAACCAGGACCGTCGGGCCGTCGAACGGGGTGTGCGAATCGACGTCCACACCGACGACGCGTTCGCGGGCGCGACCGCACTCGATTTCAGATAA